A window of Pararge aegeria chromosome 27, ilParAegt1.1, whole genome shotgun sequence genomic DNA:
CCTTTCAAATCTCACAACGTGACAAAAATCTGAATAGCTACTGCCATGTTATTACACGTTTATTTTCGAAGCACTTTAAGTTGGCCAATTAGCCAACCTTTGTAGCGACGCATGCGACACTCGCTCTCTATTTTCCCCTTTTCacttttaacataattttcttATATCTAGAAGAGAATCTCAACTCATAGATCataatatagaaattatataacaatattcaaaacttaattttacaAAGTACCTATgttattattgctttaactgcgGAAGTTTACGTCAATCTGTTTAGGATAGAGACACACTCGCAACAGCCTACGTAAGGACATGTTTAGTGTTTAGTCAGATCATTAGTGGGGATGACACGTTTGTTGTGAAAAGATACTTTACGTTTGGACGTCAACACAAGTTTGTTGAATGTCGTTACTTTACGTTTGGACGTCAACACAAGTTTGTTGAATGTCGTTACTTTACGTTTGGACGTCAACACAAGTTTGTTGAATGTCGTTACTTTACGTTTGGACGTCAACACAAGTTTGTTGGGTGTCGTTACGTCACGTGGGCGGGGTGTCATCGTATCACGTGTGCAGGTCAACGTGATACTTAGATGGGGTGTCTTTATGTCAAGTTGGTGTGGTGTAATTACGTCACATGGATGTGGACTCATTCGTGGGGTGTCACCGCGTCACGGGGTGTGTTCACCACAACATTTTAACGTTAAGTATAATTAACACGGTGAGCGCAAAATGGGTTCAAACCAgaacacaatattttataaagcgTTTGATGACGCGTAAAAAAGTCTTTTCATTTATTGCTGTGTTTAGAGCCACTTTTGCCTCGACCGACTCTTAGCACATAAAGCACCAAACATAGGAGTATCCGGGAAGCACCATGTTGTCTCGTGGCGACGAAATGACGTCAAAATTGACTCTTCTCATAATAGACTTgttaaaatacacttttatcacaATTCGAGATTGACGCGAATCAACATGTGTTTGGAAAGtgaaattttattgtaacaCCGTTTTTTTGTAGCTTCTGTGAGCACGATGGTTTCAAATGAATACACATTTGCATCGAAGACCCCCACCCTCTGCTTGCGCGCCGCTACTCTCAATGAGTACACAAACATGTTGACTCACCGAACACTCATCACACATTCCACTCGCATAATGTTCATCATTTGTTTGGAATGGCAATTCTATATATCATGTAGGGATAGCTAGCCGTCGCTCGCGACTCTGTTCACGTAGAAATTTTGATCCTACGTGACTCCTGAATTACAGCTATCTGTAAGGAAACAAATCTAATAAGATCAGATCGAGACCTGATAAAGTAGCGTTAAATCACTACGAACCGAGTAGTCGTCGTGACGGTTCTAGGAAGGCCGAGCCCCCCGAGCGGGCGCGGCGGGCTCGCGCGGGGCGAAGGGCGCGCGGGTCGCCAGCACGGCGTCCTTGAGGCGGTCGACGGCGAGCGGGTCGTCGGCGCGCACGTACGTGTTGGCGGCCACGTACGCGCGCAGCTCCGGGCCCAGCGCCGCCGCGCGCACGTCCGCCAGCACCAGCAGCAGCAGGCGGCCGCGCCCGTGCGCCGCGCGCAGCTCGTGCTGCGCCCACACGGAGCGCACGAAGTGCTCCGACAGCACCACGATGGTGCGCCGCGACGCCTCCACCGAGCGCGCGATCTGCGCCGGGATGAAGTCGCCCACCACCCAGTCGCGGTAGTGCAGGCACAGCCGCAGCGGCCGGCGCCCGCCCTCCAGGCGCGGCACCAGCGTGTCCACCACGTAGCGCTCGTCGCCGTGCGAGAACGACACGAAGGCGTCGTACTCGCGCGCGCCCGCGTCCGCGCCGCGCCACAGCCCCGCCTTGCGCAGCAGGACCCGCAGCAGCGTGCGGTGGCGGAAGGCCAGGCCGGTGCCCGCGGCCACGAGCAGGCCGAACGCCGCCGCGGCGCAGCCCGCGAGCGTGGCGTCCCGCGCGGCGCACAGGCCGGCCACGTGCACGCCCGCCACCGCCAGCCGGTCGTCGCACGTCAGGTCGCCGTAGTCGGCCACCAGGCGCCGCTTGCGCTGCAGCAGCTCGAGGTCGGCCGCGCGGTCGCAGCCGCAGCGGAGCGGGTTGCCGGCGAGGCGCAACACGCAGTTCGCCTCGAGCAGGGCCACGGGAACCGCCTCCAGGCGGTTGTCGGTGAGGTCGATCTCCAGCGCGTGCGCCACGCGCGGCGCGCGGGTGAGGTTGAGCGCGGAGAGGTCGACGTGGCGGATGCGCGCCGGCAGCCGCGACAGGTCGGCGGGCGCGCGCAGGCGCAGGTGCGTGTAGGCGGCGCCCGCGGGCAGCGCGGCGGGCAGCGCGCGGCAGTCGAGCAGCACGCGCGCGGCGGCCGGGCTGGCCGTGCACTCGCAGCCCGGCGGGCAGTCGGGCAGCGCGCAGCTCAGCCGCTCGGGCCGCAGCCGCGCGAGGGGGGTGTCGAGCAGCGCGGGGGGGGAGGCGCAGAGCGCGTGCCGGATCTCCAGGGCGGCGGTGAGCGCGCGTCGCCGCAGCAGGTCCACGGCGGGGTAGAGGCGGCAGTCGCAGCTGAAGGGGTTGTGGTCGAGGAAGACGGTGGGGGTGGCCGCGGTGCCGGCGGGGTACACGTAGGGCCGGAAGCGCGTGATGCGGTTGTGGCGCAAGTCCACTTTGATGCTCTGGGAGGTGAACGCCAAGTCCGTGTCCTGCAACGAGTGACACCTGTACTCCTGTCGATCTTACCCCCGACGACGACAGACCGACGAATGTATTGATGCAGGACGGTATAAGCGAAGAGGACACTATTTCTATTCgtgaaaaagaaaaacaacagTCAAATTGAAAAGCAATGGAACGGTCCCCGGTCTGATGGTAAAACAGGTAGACGAACCCTGGAACTGCTCAACTGAGCGACGCCCTGTCATGTTCGGGTTCGCCGAACTCGTCTCGTCGTCCCCGGGCGGTACCCGATGCCGCCGACTCGGTTCGCGCAGCGACGGCGCGGTGTACTCACCGTGAGTGCGGTCAGCAGGTTGTGCGCCAGGTCCAAGCGGCGCAGACTCCAGGCCGAGCGCCAGTCGTCGCACATCAGGCGGACACGGTTACCGCTCAGGTCCAATTCGCGCAGGTTCACCAGTTCACGCAGCGGAGAGTGGTACTCGATCTGGTCGGCCGACGTGCTGGGTGCAATGGAGACCGGTTGAGAGGAGTTCCAAGTCGGGGGAAGTAAATTCCCCAAAGATAAAGCTGCACTTAGACTTCCCAACGAGGAACTCCTCAACGGCTAACAGCACAGACACGTCACTTTGTCACGAATTCAGTTGTGAGAGTCCATTCTAAGGACCACCATGACATGGCTGCTGCACACAGAGTGGACTCTTGACTAAAAAGCTCTCCTCGACGGCTAACAGCACAGATACTATCTCGGGTAATCTCACTGCATACATTGCCTATAGCAGTCCGCTGTCTCTCCAGAAGGGAGGGTTTTCCGTAATCACCACTCTGAACAGACGGGTTGGCAATCGCAGTGGATGGTAGTAGTACTGCACGATGCATCTATTCGTGGAATCCTAGAGAAATCGAGGAATTTCTTATAGCACCTTGGCCCTAGGTGCTGCAAGAGTTCGGGTATTATTCAAAGGAACTTGTCCATTGTCCTTGAGAAAGCACCATTTAATTAAGCGAAACTGATGATCAAGACAACCGATGGCCACCAGAATAATAAGTGTCTTACGGATTGCGATTGCTCTTATATGGTTGCTCAGCAAGTTGTGCTCCTCACCACagaggagctgatggtgaaccAGATAGCTCCTCAACAATTAAAGTCTGTGCATCGGGAGAAGTAATGGTTTGCAAAACATGATAAGTAGTTGGCATTTGACTGCTATAACTCAGATAAGCACTGACCgacccactgaaaaacatcaagTCAATTTTTTCATTGTTTGCGTTCTGTTTgctctatcttttttttttaatcagtggAATTCGACAAACATTTGGATAGactttattatcatatcaatgacTATCGAAATGTTAAATTGGAACAATTATAgacattcattaattcattgtattttttaagtatttattttttaattaatctgtgatttttatttcggtttttccTTTCTATTTTGTGTTTACttgtgataaatttaaatatgacttctcttatttttagttaatggtgaaaattgtaaaaatgatTAACGAcaaatttttgcacgccaatcttggcaaGATACTCGTATGTTAcacaagcaaaataaaattatttgattgATTAGCAGTTTCTACTTCGTGCAATCTACAACGGTGTCGATGATTGTGTATTTTTTCATATGATACCTGTTTTTGTCCAGTTGGTACTCGGCGTACAGTTCCGGCGGAATGAAGGGGTAGATGTTCTCTTCCCTCGAGATAGACATGTTGTTGTTGGCCAGAGAGACGATCTGCGAACCAACATATcccttcataaaataaataaatacataaatacttataatatacatatacacacccaccatataaattattattacaatacacataaaatatattactgttTGCAGCAACACAACAACGCCATGTTTTCCCGGTCGTGTTTCAACTGTGCGAGAATACTGATGTAGCTTCCTCGTATAACTTTGTATTCCTATGTAACTTGTACCAGTATTGCAAAACTCACTTCTAATCCCGTGACCGCCCTGAAGGTATCGCTGTGCAGGATCTGGATTCGGTTCCCGGCGAGGTAAAGCTCCCTCAGCGCCGATAGCCCGATGAACACCGTCCTGAGGGAACGGGGCCAAGAGAGTCAAAAAACCCGATTTTCATGTCTTTCAGTTGGGAAATATATACAACTCCCAAACTCACATAGgttacaaataaacagacaaacattATTAAAGACTACAGCTGAAATGAAATATATAGGTAAGAATGTGTTACTGTACTCAAGGTCGTTTGGAAGTATCCGACTCCGCACATCTTTCATCtcgcacaagatagaaaaatgaatgttaatatgtaaattgttgattttataatttcttagaaggaattatcaattttataatcttaAAATGCGTATAATCCGAATTCGGTAACGAcaggcctgagcgctttgaacactaagctacggctctcctaccgcatgccgaaattagtacatgcatttatatcagtcttatagcgactgtagcgccatctagtaggaatcattgcagtttcgatctacctTTCCAAAGGTCcttattacaatgagacacgtttcaaacaagagatgacatattgcttttttataattttttttatatgtagtttaaatgtataaaattaaattgttaatcttggaaaagagcaactgctgagtttcttgccggctcttctcggtggaatctgcctcccgaaccggtggtagagtcactactaacagacTGATCTGTTTCTTCTgtcaaatcagtctgtttgtagtgactactaAATAGCACTGTAAAATACTAGTAATAATCAATAATACTGGTATTCCCCTAAGCACACACCGCACGATTCGTTCTCCAACCTCGGACCCCAGCTGACAGTTGATAGTTGACAGGTGGTGGGAATAAAGCGTTTTGAGATATAGGCGAAAAAGAAAGATGCATATAGATTAGGAGAACCACGTGAAGGACAATTAATCTTGAAACTTGGACTTCAATGGGgcggggccctcatgtaaataacttatcgaacaggcttagttctgctgcctatacGGTAAAGAAGATatgccatatgaccgacgtagaaactgctagactggtatattttagttactttcacagcattatgtcatatggaattttactttggggtaatgctgctgatattagcactattttcgtgctgcagaagagggctgttcgttctatctacaaaatgggtccgagagagtcattgagagataaatttaaagattttaaaataatgacagtgtatagtcagtacatatttgaaaatttaatgtacgttcataaaaacatttctaaatttaagaaaaaatgtgactgcaataatttaaacattagaagtaagaataaacttacagtgcaatatactaggttacataaaattcataattcgtttaaaggaaattgcatacaattctacaataaactaccaattgtcatcttggagatgtctcaaagtttgtattaaacgtaagctaatagaaaagtcctattatagtataaaggactacgtaaaggataaaaaagcttgggtgtaaattaatgctctaaccaggttgctcttctaataatttaaaatgacattgtgagatggtgataacaaaaaaaaaaaacacccggctaagtttgttgtgggcttcttcttagaccaggacgcgtttggagccctcgtagctttagttttaagtttacgaatgtggttatcgccatcatctcactaccgtgtaatttttatgtacgcatcaaaagtgccacctgtgggccgacttgaataaagatatttttgactttgactttgaaaaggAATTAACTCACGGTACCCTTTCTGGAATCCAGCGTGTCACTTATTTCACTTACACACAATTAATTCACCACCACAATACTCATAACTTATGCGgccatgtttttttgttttcgcgAATAGTACGTGCGCGCACGACGGTAGACGGAGGTCGACTTTTTGTTCATAGATTTGCGAACCCCAAATGACGGGTGGGAAGGAAATAAAGATAGGAGTTGAGAGGGAAAGAGAAAGTGTCCAATTAGTCATTTTTAATAGAAGCGTTTTGTTCTGGCACGTATTTTGATTGCCATATTAAAATTGCGTTTCCTATTATTGTCATTTGACTCTGCTCCGCCACGACCTCTGTCTCCATCCTATACACTACGGCGACCATTCGAAAGCAACTCACTCGCTGAGGGTCGGCAGCTGGTTGCCGGCCAGGTTGAGCACCCGGAGCCCCGCGAGGCCGGCGAGCAGGCGCTCGGGCACGCCGGACAGGCGGTTGTGGCTCAGGTCCAACACCTCCAGTACCCCGAGGCCGCGGAACACGCTTTCCGGAACGCCCGTGAGGTTGTTTCCGGACAGCAGCAGTTGGCGCAGGTCGCTGCTGTTCCGGAACACGAGCTCCGGCAGCCGCCGGATGGAGCTCGTCCTGAGCTCCAGGTGTTGCAGCGCCGGCAGGTCGGCGAACGCCAGCTCGGGCAGAGTCAGCGGCGCCGCGTTGTCGAATATGTACACCTGCGAGTGATGCGATACTCACAGCCGGATACTAATCGTATTTACTGGCTAAAAGGGATAACAACATATTGGCTTCCCTCCCGAGGAGATATTATCagttttaaattgaaatgaattttatgtGACTGGGAGATAGCAGCCGTGCGGCCATCATTTAgagactaatattataaatgacaatgtaagtttgttcgttacgctttcacgaaaaaaacttcttaaccgatcctcatgaaactttgtacacatattcttggaagtgttagaagtaatataggatactttttatctcgacattaagctcggttcctttgggagaggggatgagtgtttgacgattttacacaataactccgacaagttaACTAAGTTCGTTGGCAAGTTGTATAGAACTAATTTGGGCGCTCACAGTATCCTGGCTAGGATTTGCCGAGAGCACAACAAGCTATTCCAAGCTACTCGTGCCGACATCCACTCATGTTCTCTTCAGCAATACAAAACCATTCTGCAACAATATATTACtacagctagtagataattgccttgtacatttctgttttgttttaatttaagttatgtttttgtttcctgttttttaacttcatcttacagtgtttccttcgttacaacaataatattattgtaaacttgcgaacccgcacttgtctgtttgttttttcagatacgcatgccggtttgccagtaattgggtttacactacaactttatgtttctcaattttgtagtccctaagcttgtttcagtgtataatctgttggtgaacctaataaataaataaataataaaaaaaaaaaaaaaaaaaaaaaaaaaaaaaaaaaaattataaccgattttaataactacttttgtactatagaggttataatatgtgtttcattttgcccaaactgtggtcggagataaaggacagaactcctcggcGGACAACAgaaaacctctcatttaaggcttagcgatactgaatactttaattttcacatcaaaaaacaaaatcaaacgcagacgaagttgcgggcaacagctagttataaataaatatactacgacaatacacacttcgccgcTTACTTTGGGTAGCCCTAACTTTGggtaggcccaaagtaagcgtagcttgtgttatgggaactaaggtgaataatatacagatgaacagcCAGGCGCGGGCGTCAGGCCGGCGCGCGTGACGCACTCACCTCGCGCaggcgcggcggcggcgcgggcggcgcgcgcAGGCGGTTGCGGAACAGGTCGAGGCGCGCCAGGCGCGGGGCGGGCGCCAGCGCGGCGGGGGCCAGCGCGCCCAGCCGGTTGGAGTTGAGGCTGAGGCTCTCCAGCCGCGACAGGCCTGCCGGGTGCGATCGATACAATGAGCTCGCTACCCGCCCTCTCAGCCGATACCCGCGTCGGAGTCGGAAAATATAGAATTCGCcgttttgtggcggcggccatcttaagccgattttcatcaaacacgaGTATAGCTAAGATATTCCCCACtaaatattcttataataaaaaactaaatcaaaataggTTTAGCATGTcgggcacacacacacacactgacacgctagcacgcacgcacgcacgcacgcacgtacTCACACCCACCCAAACATACACGCACGTGCACCCCCAACACTGACCATTAGATAAttcaaatatgaaataataatattccatACTATACTTAATTGTAATTCCTTGTTAGCTGCTTTCTATGTGTGAACgataaaattctattataaatatctattatcgCCTGTTAAAGGATTTGCTAATTTTatgccaattatttttttttccttgatGTTTCATATATTTTGCCAATTTTCTTGCATCCTTCAAGCATATAATCCGGTGTCCAgtccgcacggggccagcgtggtggaaggcacaaacccttctcatgtgtgggagacccgtttcgtgcagtgggccggtaattggatGATAcgatgatatattatataagactgGTTGCTAGaagacgttacaaaagtgcttattaactgggcctatttgaaataaatcaatttttaattttaaggatcaaactttaagtttaattttaagggGAGTGCTCACCTTCGAAGGCCCCTTCATCCACGCTCTCGATCTGGTTCCCCCACAGCGCCAGAGTGGTGAGGCCGGGCGCGTGGCTGAAGGCCCCCCGCGGGAGGTCCCGCAGCCCCCCGTCCGCCAGCTCCAGGTTGCGCAGGCCCGGAAGCGCGGGCGGGCCCCCCAGCCCCCCCGCGCCCCCCGCCTCCAACTGCAGCGCCCCCTTCCACTGCGAGTAGCTGGTGAGCGCGGGCAACTGCGCCAACGCGTGCCAAGGCACGGCGGTTTCGTTTTCTTctaaaatgtaagaaaaaacataaaataagctTTTACGTGTTATTATTACCATACTAATATATGCATgcgttataatatataagaaaataaaatatatttatatactttctCATTACAAACATTTCATGTGCGTAGGAACGTACATACAGTCACTCTCATGtacaagcacacacacacacacactcgccTAGTAATACTTCGCTATAGTAAATattagtagttttatttttattttaaaagctgTTTGTTCGTAAACATTTGTTAAGCGCTGAGCTAATCTGTAGCTAAATCTTTGGAAGGAACTACTCTCTGCAACACAGGTTTTCCTACCGCAGAGGGTAGGGCATTCAAATCTCTGTAGCCAAAAAATCTCCAGCCcgaattaatgattattattatatactaatttcaaAATGGTGTATGTAATCTACACATATGTACTGTACCTTAAAGTCTAAACAAATATGTAACATTGacgtgtattttataaataattattcgtttatttatatctgTTTCGCGCGGTTCATCACACTCGACGCTAGATGGCGTCATACGGACAATAGTGACGAGACAATGATCGTTATAAGTGACATTTGACATATGACATATGACAGGTGACATTTGACAGTTTGCAGTAGTCGTTGTAATTCAGTTGCTGGAAATGACTCAGTGATTTTCTAGTTGGTTACAATTAAGAACAGTTCcgagtttatattttttttaattctcaaaatttcgttaaattataaataaaaacgcactCACCCCTGCGGTAGTACAGACGCAGCTTTTCAACGCGCGTCAGCCCAGCCACGTGGTCGGGCGAAAGCGTGCCCGCCGCGTCGCGTAGCAGTACCAGCCGCGCGTCCGCCGCGCGCACCAGCCGCAGCGCGCACGCCAGCGGCCCGCGCGGCAAAACGCAGCCGCTCACCTCGAAGCGCTCGAGCGTGCGGTTGGCGAGCAACCGCGCGTCCATCCGCGCCCGCAACAACTCGCCCGCTTGCTGTAGCTCGTCGCACGAGAACGTGCTGTTATCCTGCGACGcggtcatttatttattagcacgGTGCAAACTAAAAGGATGTTAACACAATATATTTGACTCAAAGAtcattattacaatattaatattaactattttacaGTACCGAGACAACGAGCTTCACTCGAATATGGAAATACTggttgccccaaagtaagcgaagcttgtgttatgggtactaggatgaataatgtatatttttaaaaagaatatacataaatacttttaatatacagacccagacactgaaaaacattgatgttcgccacacaaacattttccagctgtgggaatcgaaacacACATGGACtaagaaaacagggtcgctactcgctgctaactgcgccaaacggccgtcaaaattaaaataatataaagtaatccaaaatataaattttgaaacacaataatttaaaccttaAATCAAATCACCCAAATCGAATTAAAAGCTTTAGTGACGTAAGCAATCCGAAGAACAGGAAAACCTCAAGTGATGTGCACCGATGCAGAAGCTCCCCGTGACCAGTAAAAGTGCACACAGTGTAGGCTGTACTTAGTGACAACCACGTGCCAGATGCGCTTGCGCTTTAACCACAAAGCTACGGCTCTCTCCCACCGTCTATGCCGTAAATTACTATATGCTTTTTGTAGCGGTCTTATAGCTATCTAGTTTTAAATCATTGTTATTTGATCCACTTTTGGAGACgctttattatcatatcaatgacTACCTGAATGGAAAATTGTAACAATTATAgacattcattaattcattgtatttttcatttaatctgttattttcatttcgggatttccttattatttttgtgtttttatttttaattaatttaaatctaacTTGTTATATAGTgtggaaaatttataaaatgattaacgataaatttTTGCtcaattataaacatttaatatatattcaataatacataaaaattaattaacacctatgtaaattttaaacatgttgcatgtaccatattcaagcaaaataaaaatcgattgattgatatcaagtattttatttattaaataaaatataatttttattaatacataactataacctaaaataaactatttaaaaactaaataaaatctaaaacgtcctcgaaaccaccgcagcgaggcacagttcccaagatgctaGCAGCATTgccgggcagttaccttggccaaactaattcgttggccaaggtaactgcccgctctaggatcaccggtagactcgataacccttttcgataattctttgaaaagtgCTCTTGCCTctggaccccacggtcccaaagtctctactccaaaaggcacaaaaatgaagctgctatccaggttttcatatttacgcctcttggcctgctcggcactggaagcagccgcacctaccattgacgaagttgcctggatgtgtgatgcagctagggtatcaacacaagttgcatcccacagaagtgaccttccaagcctccaaggtatgagcgtcataccatcaggtctcttgccatcgctccgcgccaaaccaataggttctaatacagctggtacgtgagcggtagctagagaacgtcggatgatgtcgttgatggtgctatggcgagagaagcgaccagcgcttcttgaacaggagagtccatggtgaccgtaggtgtcaacgctgtcaccgcagtggcatcgatgaggctgaattatagaggcgccaagcctaagaccaatcaccaccgatagagtggtgtggtctaacatagtgcccaggttagctgaagggagagcatgtagccagtagccggactccttagcagagagagcgagaagacgagcacggtctcttttagatggcatttggtctaaaagtgtgtcaaaagtttttttgcaaataatgtcgtcccactgtctctgtcaagaaaaagaaaccggcaaaatactgggactaagagcagaccaactatctcttgcctctgccaagtatgacacttctatggaacccaaagaattggatataattttttgaaaaagagtgtgtgtactgtacacagaggaaagaaaagctggcagcgaaacacttgaaattttgcgaattccaagaccgccataccctatcggaagtgaggcctgggtccatgcctgattacttatgggacaatttaaaatattaacaagaatatcttttataaaagtatccaatttttccattaaaaaattaaatttccaaagaGGTGAgcatctaataataataataataatagcataTAATTTATTGCTTGATTGATTAAATTTTAGTGTTCGTCTACTCAATGTACCCTACTATATAATACTGACTAAGCATAATCCATTCAGTATTTTATAATCTTAAATTCAGGCAGAAaatattgcacgactcatgatgcgaagcatcagagagtgctttacgatcgaaaattttttttcgcctcatttcggcggctatttttattattata
This region includes:
- the LOC120635661 gene encoding protein toll-like — encoded protein: MAARLLLLAAAACALSEEPLYSLQRPGPERGCESAARPGGVLSVECGLAAGHVSLTADAAGTFLKLTCLDDNSTFSCDELQQAGELLRARMDARLLANRTLERFEVSGCVLPRGPLACALRLVRAADARLVLLRDAAGTLSPDHVAGLTRVEKLRLYYRREENETAVPWHALAQLPALTSYSQWKGALQLEAGGAGGLGGPPALPGLRNLELADGGLRDLPRGAFSHAPGLTTLALWGNQIESVDEGAFEGLSRLESLSLNSNRLGALAPAALAPAPRLARLDLFRNRLRAPPAPPPRLREVYIFDNAAPLTLPELAFADLPALQHLELRTSSIRRLPELVFRNSSDLRQLLLSGNNLTGVPESVFRGLGVLEVLDLSHNRLSGVPERLLAGLAGLRVLNLAGNQLPTLSETVFIGLSALRELYLAGNRIQILHSDTFRAVTGLEIVSLANNNMSISREENIYPFIPPELYAEYQLDKNSTSADQIEYHSPLRELVNLRELDLSGNRVRLMCDDWRSAWSLRRLDLAHNLLTALTDTDLAFTSQSIKVDLRHNRITRFRPYVYPAGTAATPTVFLDHNPFSCDCRLYPAVDLLRRRALTAALEIRHALCASPPALLDTPLARLRPERLSCALPDCPPGCECTASPAAARVLLDCRALPAALPAGAAYTHLRLRAPADLSRLPARIRHVDLSALNLTRAPRVAHALEIDLTDNRLEAVPVALLEANCVLRLAGNPLRCGCDRAADLELLQRKRRLVADYGDLTCDDRLAVAGVHVAGLCAARDATLAGCAAAAFGLLVAAGTGLAFRHRTLLRVLLRKAGLWRGADAGAREYDAFVSFSHGDERYVVDTLVPRLEGGRRPLRLCLHYRDWVVGDFIPAQIARSVEASRRTIVVLSEHFVRSVWAQHELRAAHGRGRLLLLVLADVRAAALGPELRAYVAANTYVRADDPLAVDRLKDAVLATRAPFAPREPAAPARGARPS